The genomic DNA TCCAATCTTCCATATTTCATTAACCCTGAAATCAATAACGTCCATGTAATATCGTTTCTTTCAGGCATTTCGTCGAACACTTTCCGTGCTTCACTCAAATTCCCCAACTGAATATTAGCCTTAATCAAACAATTTTGAACAACTAAATCGAACCCATTAAAGTCCTTTATAATCTGATTAGCTTCAGGCAATTTCCTGAATTCAAGGTACATTATTAATAACTTGATAGCTATACATCTCTCTGATGAAACACCATTCTTGAGTAAATGGCAATGGAAGACAGTTCCTCCAGCAACCAAGCCTTTGTTTGAGAATATCTTTAACAAAGAAACACATTTTTGAATATAGGAGTTGAAGCTTTTGCTTGGATTCGTCAAGAAAAGGTTCTTCAACGCAGTTTTCATCCCACTAAAAGCTGCGAGGGAAACAATTTTCTTCTATGAAATTTGGTTTCTATTTAGAGGAGAGATTTCCACGTGTTAAGCTACGATTGGTTGTTGGAATGAAAAAAAGCCATTTAAGAAAAGGTTAAATCACTTTCTGGATTTTTAATTACAATTTTTATGGGACTGAATATTTCTTCTTTTTTCAAATTATTCACATTCGACTCAACTTTTTTTATTAGCACTGAATTTAGAAATTATTTTCATgagtttgaattttttatattattcattgaaaattctaaaattcaagCTACAATTATTAAGTTAAAATCTTACTAGATCAATTGTTAAGTTCaagatttaatttaaaaaatttagatCCCAATATAGAAATAATTGATAAGTTCAAGCCTCAAATGTTGATTTAACCTTAAAACAAATATCTTTTTTCTTTTCAGCTGAACGAAAAATATCTCTCCATATATAACAATCttatgagaaaaaaaaaatagaaaactaaaagaagaaaagaaacacCGTGATAAATCAATAATGATAGCCAGTGGGGTTCCAATTTACGAACTATCAGTCCCAAAAAgttgtaatttttatgaaaaattcagttCAAGCAAATCAAACCCAAGGTAAATTCCATGAAAATCTTTCAAAATTTTGTATAAACTAAAAGATTTATGAttgattccttttttttttttttttttttttaaggttgtGGCCGAAATGGAGTGAAATAAGATGTTGTAGAAACCAAAAGATTGGaggaaaatcaaaatcaaaatcaaagaaAAACTACTATGAGTTACTTGGAATCCCTTTCGATTCTAATATGCAGCAAATTAAAGAAGCTTATAGAAAGCTGCAAAAGAAGTATCATCCTGATATTGCAGGCCAAGAGGTTAGTTCACTTCCTCTCAATTTcttattctaaatttttattaaattgatagCTTTCTTTATTCAAAAACTCGAAAGTAAGTGTTGGATATGGatcatattttcattcaaatgatttctattgttaaaagttttgatttttgCCTCAATATagtgctcacttttattgttaaaAGTATCGTGGTGCCACTATATTAAGAGCTTAAATCGCATTTTGCCCCTTTTACTCaaaaaaaatgagaaatttaGCCTCAATTTTTATATTGAAGACCAATTGGTCCATTCttttaaatatctatttatattgttaaaaataGGTGTCACACATGTGCCTCTTACTGATGTACACTGACAAATTTAtaactaatttatttttttatctaaGAGCAAAATACAATCTGACTAGTTTGCATGGTATTTTATCATAGGAGGACTAATTCGCTCTCCTACCTATAATATTGGGAACTTCCAAATGGTTTAACTATCTATTTCTTATATTAATGGTTTGAATTTAATACAAATTTTACTTTTGTAGTTTTGATGGGTTAATTTTGTTATATTTGTTTAGGGACATGAATACACTCTAATGCTGAATGAAGCCTATAAAGTACTGATAAAAGATGATCAAAGGAAGGAATATGATGCTTCCATTGGTTCAATGAAAGCAAAATTTGGAAGCAATGTATCTGGTTTTAGCTCTTGGAAAGGGCCCTTAAGACCCCAAGCTTTATTTGTTGATGCAAACAATTGCATAGGTTGTTCCATTTTAACCTATTTTTATGTCCTATTTATTGCAAGTTTTATGTTTATGTTCCAAATTCCAGCCTAGCTCCATTGACATCCACGTTTGCAGGTTGCAGGGAATGTGTCCACCATGCAAGCAACACATTCGAAATGGATGAGGCTCTCGGATGTGCTCGAGTTAAGGTTCAATATGGAGACGATGATCGTAAAATCGATGTAAAGAAGCATGTTAATGTTGTGTGTAGAATCTAATTGTTGTAAAAATGCATAATTTTGGAACCAAGTTTTTGCAGGTTTCAGTTGATTCATGCCCAGTGAACTGCATACATTGGGTGGACAGTGAAGAACTGGCAGTGCTTGAGTTCTTGATACAACCTCAGCTAAAGGAAGGGTATGGAGTATTTGGTGGAGGTTGGGAAAGGCCCTTAAATGTATTTATGGTTGCTAAGGCTTTCACCAAGCAGTTAAAACAACAAGCTGAGGCTGCTCAAGGACAACACAAAAATGGTAATAAAATTGGCAAAAATTTTTCATGGAAATGAATGCATTCAACATTCTATTTTGTACTTGTCTCATCCCATTGCCATCCATAGCTTTAATCTCTACATTAATGAATTCACTGTTGTATATGGTTTATGGTGGTAAAAGTCCTGGACTAGGCctctactaaaaaaaaaaaaggaggtaaattagtctctatacgttatatcaaagagcaaattgatctATTTGTTAAGAATTTCAACTATTTTTACGATTAAAAATTGGTTCATGTAAATAAGCATGGGGTGtatgtggcatgccacatgtTACTGTCTGATTATTTCGTCAATCATGTCAGTTTTTAACATTACAAATGTATGGAATTTTTAACAAAACgaatcaatttgctctttgatctaacgtacaagggctaatttgtctattttttaaATAGAGAAGGTAAAATATAATCTGACTCCTAATACAGGACCTCCATGATACTTGTACTGGTTTATGGTATTTGTTTATCTGGTTCCTTTAACTGCTGCAGGGAGAGTGAGATCAGTTGAAGAAGAAGAGACCCCTGCTCAAGCTGAGGCTCGAGCCAATGCTACCATGAAATTGAACATGGAAAGATTCAACAAAATTTGGGGtaaatttaaacaattttttaTAATCTAATATAGGGATTTGAATGACGGTGTAAATTGCCTATATGGATATGTTAAAATCTAATGTCAACATATGATTATTCTCTCTTTCAATCCAtaataaacttatttaaaaatctaatttttatctaaattcaaaaaaatttaaataataaaatgaggACATTTGTGGTGGAGTTTTAAATTTTCAATGGGAGTTAAAAAGATCTTCATGTTTCCtagttatttatttaaatattaattacggGCACAtgatagttttttttaaaaaatcaacttatGAAGTTAAAATAATTTATCATTAATATACTAAATAGTTATCTTAAAAGGATGAAATCTATTTTTAAATAAAGATTATTACTGTATGGGAATAACGATACAATATACGTTTGAATTAACCGAACTTGAAAATGAAATTCGAATACATATATATCTATACGATTTGTTGAAAAGATGCACATGCATATCGATACAATATATTTTGATGGGTGTAAAATATGACTTAATCCAGTAAATATCTCAATAATatgcaaaaaaataataatataaaaattcaattactCTGTTGTTTtagtcttaacttgattaatattgatattattattaatataggaGGACGTGAGTTCTATTCAGTGCGACTAACTTCGAAAAATTCATCTAAAACCTTACAAAAACCTATTTAATTTCACTTAATGTGATTTCTattataattttgatgttttattttcaACTTACAAACATCTAATCACTTACTATAATCcaacaataaaacaaaaaaaaattaatctgTCTCCCCCAAGAGTAAGATTGAcgtgaaacaaaagaaaaataggTGGAAAAATGTTGAAGTCTTAATTTTAAGAATTGAAATGTTCTTGAATGATGATGAAATCaatgaaaattatattttgatgaaATGTGATTTGAAGATTGAGAGAGAATTGAAGAAAAAATTTCCTGATGAATCTCTCAAGCATGCGTGAAATGAAGAACGGGATAACTGTTCCCACCTACCATTTTTTACAAATGGGTTATTTGCTAAAATGCGTTTAGAGAGTAATTATCACATAAACCTTTTCTTATGTCCAAAATCATGTTTCTAACTTTTAGACATTTGACGACCCTTAAATTTACTTTTTATTACAAAATAGTCTATACCTCAAATTACTAATTTTATGATTCTAACAAATTTAACAATAATAACTAATGTAAATTCACTTatatcaaattataaaattaacacaaAAATTGTTTTCGGAAAACCTCGCAGTTTAAATTCTCAAAATGTCACGAAATTTTGATACCAAAATTTTGAGATATTACACAAACATCTATGATCCTTTCTTCTCCACACAAATGTTTGCCTTTATTTGTGAGTAGTGTCATGAACAGTTATAACTACAATCATATTTGCCTATTTTAACCTTAGGTCTCTTGACATCGTGAAGCATCTTGGTTTTGATATGCCTAAGTACTCCACAATAATGACACACGTTCTTGTGACTATGGTTCACTTGCTTGTTTGTATGGATCAGCATCGCTTTCTTAGAGCATTATCCATGATCAGTGTTATTTGTAGCTTTGACAAACATTGTAGGAGTCTGTACAACAACCTTTCCTTTCTTTTTGATGTATCCTAGGGCATTCTTTCTTGAGATTTTCTCTCAACAATTAGTATTTCATCAAGTTTCCCACTACTAGTATTTAATTCATCCAACATAGACTAAGTTCCTTCcatgtagtgtaacaccccttgcccaaCCCGGTCGCTAGGTTCAAGCTAAAGGATGCACATTTGTTGCCAGAGTAACTATAATCAAATACACAGTAAGTAACCATTCACGCATGCAAATAACTGTTAAACACATTTAAACCATGTTAAACAATCAATTCCGAGTCTTAATCAAGTTTATGAAAGCTATTTTGTCAACCCAAGCTCGAAATATGACCAAAttgcaaattttaaaaatttaggacCGATATCGTGACGTCATCCCTTTTATGTCAGGATGTCGCCAAAAtagtattgtaacaccctatTATCTAGCTTGATTATCGGGTTCGAGTAATGGAATGTTACATTCATTGCCTGGGCAATTTTCATCATACGTTTCATAATTAAATCAAACACATGGATATAAACATACATACAAATTGAATTAGCCTAAATCTAGCATACGAGGGTCAAAATTTGAAGTCTGAGCATGAAATAGGACTGAATTgcacaaatttaaaactttaggAGCAggtatcgatactttgtgaaagtatactTTGTAAAAAGTATAGATACTTGGTGCAAAGTATAGATATTTTGTGCAAAGTATCGGCACCTTGGCTTGGTACCGATACCAAAAACATTATGTTTGTatgataaattgattcaaatggtTAAGTATCCATACCTTTGCCAAAGTATCAATACTTTCTTGCCAAAATGGTAAAAAAAACTTTCTTTTGCATGCCTAAACCATTTTAGTTCTAATGGTACTTTATTACTTTATAAACCTATAAAAACCTAGCCAATTACATCAATGAATCATCCATTCATAATAACACAAACATGCCAATCATTCCAACACAACTAACTCATACCAAAtcctcaatttcatatacatAATCAATTTCTCAATTCCAAATATGTGAAAGCCTATTTCATCACAAAACTGATTCAATTACACATTTACAATAATATACAATATTttcaaaactattcaatttgtcCTTTTCACTAACAATCAATTCAAATAAACTCTATTCAACTTGTTTTATCATTTTAAACATACCTTATGATCTTACCATGCAACATAGTTCATAAGTGCATCAATTGAAAaggttcgaattatagaaatacaaacagtAAACTTCGAGCTATTTGTTGACAGCCTTATTCTTTCCCTTTCTTTTCAAGAAATCCACGTCTTCATTAGCTATGgattaaataaatatacaaaaatGTCAATATATAGTCAATACTACACTTAATTGTAAGTTTacacaaattttacattttattcaacttagtccctaaaatcgggactaacataactttcaagttagaactccaaattaaattCTGATTTCAATATAATCCATTAGGGACCTCCTATTTCCCATTTATACAAccaattttacaaattattcagTTCGGTCCTTAATGTACAAAACTATCAATTAACTTTGCAATTAGTCCTTTTTcacttctaagcttaaaatctattgATTTAGTACCTAAAACTTCAAGAGTTCAACCTTGGCATCTTTCTTAACCTTTAACACTTTCGAAAAATAACACATAGGTTAGATAGATTAAGCtctcgggatttcaaaaacgtaaaaatttcaaaaaaattgacTAAACTACACTAAACAATTAATAGCTTAAACCCTAGAATTTTTTTTCGAAACTATGACTTCCTCCTTGCCCCTAATCAAGCTTGGAAAGATAGAGAAGAAAATGTctttctataacaccccttaacccgtatctgtcgctaaaatagggttacggagcattaccataactttcagaatatttttcagataattcttgtaaattactattcattaatctagatcattcaaaatgtcccttaattggacccttgaggcccaatatgagcattagaatcgagtcgggacttaatcaggaACTCTAAGAATTATTCgtgacattttaaaaattttccaagttatagggctcacacgcccgtgtggttcaaGGGACAAGCTCATGTGACCCTGGAACAAGCCCGTGCTGCAGGCCATtttcgaccctgtgtaactctttgacttgtgcacacagccatgccacatgcccgtgtgctaggccgtgtggttaattaattcatttcaaaattaggtgtaggtttcacacagccaagacacacgcctgtgttctaggccgtgtagcacacacggctgagacacacgcccgtgtgctcaattctgaacaTTCTGTTTCTTAAAATTTAGAGTGAatgggacacatggcctaactacACGCCTATGTActcggccgtgtgtcacacaaggtctggacacacgctcgtgtgtctgcccgtgtggacaaaataaagccatttctagcttcatttctcacccaaaatcacatccaTGACCTGCACTTggaacacacatccaataccaaccattccaagcattcaaattaaacatattctaccatttcatgcatacatgttcaTAATCTTGCCTTAGTTTGGTCCATATGTCAGACATAAtagatcaactacttaacacatatgtagttaccatagtatgacattacaaatatatcaaaacaaaccattatactagccattccaatggctagattacaagcatcatttacatttacatttacatttacatgccaatatggccaatataacctatacatgccattacaaccataccATATACACCGATATAGGCCGATGGATAGTTTGAGTGATCTCCACCAGACTTCCAATCCAACGAGTTtttgatttattataaaatagggaaataaaactaagtaagcatgaaatgcttagtaagttcgtacaacatggtacttaacttaccattcattctattttgaggtaactatgtaaggcatattcaatcaatttgcccTCAAGCCCTACATAAattctcattgcccttgttagtcatataatccataataacatcacaaacatttatgggctcaacaacaatcaagtttccatacacatatgctttccacaacatgtattcatttaacatgtataaatcatttCTTTAtgttacaagtataatttcataatgaTTCATCTCTAGTTCAGATAATTTAatatcagaactttacccatattaatcggaatatcaaggtcacgattagtacactcaaggtgcaCAAGTCTAGAATCAAGGATATACATACTCAtaaaataaattccatgtacaatatcatcatttcatattcccatatatcaattatcacgtatcgtcattttcatgtatttcaggctggtatgtgtaataactcatttcttattcatatattctcatgtcaagaacttttacccgttgaatttatctgaaataACGATGGATACGAATCAAAATCCGtaaattcatgtccaatggtacccataaggtactatatcagagagtacactctcgagccacacatgtatatgataggattaccagtccaggctaaatctgtaATAGccagattttgggcctagtcgaaaaagtggtttcgagaACACTAACCcaaggtcagagaaattatttttttatattattttattttatgtgtgTTGGCATgcttataaaggtgcatgaatattttggtaaaataattttagcgtttgtgagcgtaattgaaaaaaaggactaaatcacataaagtgtaaaagttctattttgatagctaaaggtgtcaaatagttagagaacctaaattggaggtctttaaggggaaattagacccttttgAAGAGCATGGCCGACCATAGGAGACAATTTTCGTTAAAAAAGTCAAAAGAGGGCtagggttggtatttgatgacattagcaaattgaatattaaaataaaaaaacaaatgggTCATTTTTCTTCTCTATATTTCCACCAAAAATAGAATCCATTAGAgggttttgaaagcttgaaatttcagccacttagtctctctacaagtaggtgattttgatgattttacttGATGATTTTTTCACTTTTAGAACCCTTATAGCATGGGCTTTCATATGATGGGGCTATTTTACAAAatagttgaaagtctagggttttaacaTGAGAGTGATCatgttattttctaaaattttatggaagaatatgagttatggttgtataataaacaagttttgtgaagtagttttcatggaaaccctgaCTAGGGACTactttgcataagttgaaaattagatgataaatgtgtgaaataatgagaattgtgggctgcttaTAGTATAAAAAGTAATCGGCTAGGCTTATGATATGaataaattctataaaaattgattttcggacataggggtaaaatggtcattttacaaaagtctaggggcaaaatggttatttttcctaattttaaattgttgagtacctagatcgataaaataattaaatttttgaattttttttatcttaGATCAAGAAGTACAAAAtttgaacctagaccgggggaaggccaaaCAAGTTGATTAAACCGACCAATCGCTTACATTTTGTAATACGGggtaagttgtatgcaaataatACAGCTCCATTGTTATTATACATGGTTGAActaatatagcataaattgcttgtttttggaaatggttatgtatgttgaatattgagatagtagaactctcgTTTGAGCTGTAGGAAAtatatcagatattcatgccatgacatttgggtcatatgtgtgctagtgtaagacatgtctgggatatgcatcggccacattatgagagccagtgtaagaccatgtctgggacatggcatcagtattgagacgagagctagtgtaagacatgtttgggacatgcatcggtctcgagacgt from Gossypium arboreum isolate Shixiya-1 chromosome 9, ASM2569848v2, whole genome shotgun sequence includes the following:
- the LOC108455849 gene encoding chaperone protein dnaJ C76, chloroplastic-like; translated protein: MIASGVPIYELSVPKSCNFYEKFSSSKSNPRLWPKWSEIRCCRNQKIGGKSKSKSKKNYYELLGIPFDSNMQQIKEAYRKLQKKYHPDIAGQEGHEYTLMLNEAYKVLIKDDQRKEYDASIGSMKAKFGSNVSGFSSWKGPLRPQALFVDANNCIGCRECVHHASNTFEMDEALGCARVKVQYGDDDRKIDVSVDSCPVNCIHWVDSEELAVLEFLIQPQLKEGYGVFGGGWERPLNVFMVAKAFTKQLKQQAEAAQGQHKNGRVRSVEEEETPAQAEARANATMKLNMERFNKIWGKFKQFFII